DNA sequence from the Peromyscus eremicus chromosome 7, PerEre_H2_v1, whole genome shotgun sequence genome:
AGCCAGTCATCTTTTGCCTCTTCTTGTTCATGTACATGGTCACCATCTTGGGGAATCTGCTTATTATCCTGGCGGTGAGCTCTTACTCCTATTTGCAAACACCCATGTATTTCTTTATCTCCAATTTGTCCTTCAACGACATCTGCTTAACCACGACTATAATCCCAAATATGCTACTGAATACCCAAACACAGATCCAGAGCATTAGTTATGCAGGCTGCCTCACTCAGgtctgccttgttttgttttttgctgggTTTGAAAGTTGTATTCTTTCGGCAATGGCCTATGACCGTTATGTGGCCATTTGTTATCCACTGAGTTACACAGTTATCATGAGTTCTCACTTATGTGGTCTAATAATTCTCTTTTCTGTCGTCATTAGCATTTTGAACATGGGACTGCTTGGTCTCATGGTATTGAGGCTATCTTTTTGTACAAACCTGGAAATTCCCTTATTCTTCTGTGAACTTTCTCAGGTCATGAAGCTTGCCTGCTCTGACACCCTTGTTCATAATATTCTGATATATCTTGCAACATTTATATTTGGTGGCATCCCAATCTCTGGTATTATTTTCTCTTATGTTCAAATTGCCTCTTCTGTTTTGAAAATACCTTCAGTGAGAGGGAGATATAAAGTCTTTTCCACTTGTAGTTCTCACTTGTCAGTGACCTCTTTGTCCTA
Encoded proteins:
- the LOC131914078 gene encoding olfactory receptor 7G2-like; its protein translation is MGSKNQTDVSHFFLLGLTDDPRVKPVIFCLFLFMYMVTILGNLLIILAVSSYSYLQTPMYFFISNLSFNDICLTTTIIPNMLLNTQTQIQSISYAGCLTQVCLVLFFAGFESCILSAMAYDRYVAICYPLSYTVIMSSHLCGLIILFSVVISILNMGLLGLMVLRLSFCTNLEIPLFFCELSQVMKLACSDTLVHNILIYLATFIFGGIPISGIIFSYVQIASSVLKIPSVRGRYKVFSTCSSHLSVTSLSYGSGLWVYISSAVNILPSETSVACIMYTVVPQMLNPFIFSLRNKDMKRTMKKFISIVPSL